AGGTcagttgcttgctgggaagtggaagtttccactagcaaggtcccattacgtaagcacttcaccgattttaaggaaccacagattccctccaaacccTTTTGTGTATAGAAGGGCAAAGCCTTCTCGATACtatcctccttccgtttcacaatgagagacacattctgattaccagaatgcattatGTTACCAAAGAATGGACTTGTCAGTGGGACTGACTGCATGAGCCCTCTTAGGAGACTGGGTGTTaaaaccttccagcggcccaccctttccgctgggaggaagaatagaggatttcgaaggatccatctcagtcccacgagcagctaaggaactagaagtccacctagacagagccccatgTGCCTAATTaagtcttatacaactgaggtgaggcaggttccccagaggttccctgctaacgactgttccacctcaacagccatgcatctcatcagcgcgcagcacaccttgagattgaggggttgtttatagaggtttattccatcctcgcgatccgggcggtcaagccaagatccccattccctgagacacacaacgttccactgctgcgccgcacggtggtcgctgaagtatgcccagagcttacggtgaatGGGGAATGgcggcacttaccagtccccagctcaggaaccccggcgTCGCCAAGCCTGTACTCGGTACCTGAATGCCGAGCCCCTGGGGTCACTGTGAGCTGTGTAGAAGGATTCCACTTCTGGAGTTTAGGAGAATTGTTGATCAGGGATTGATGGGACAGATGAATGCAAAGTATATCAGTCCTAAAGGTACAAGCCAAGTTCAGACAGATATCAATGCAtgcagcaaaaggaaaaaaaattagttccaaaggATGTAAAATTAGGAAAGAAAGGTGTTAATTTtgttattgttgcaactgttgcaGTAAATAGAGGAAGATTTGATGTCtatagtaaaagaaaggttcaatctGGATcaaactcaaaatttttattttgcagaATATCTCTCtgttacaatgaaaataaaaatatttttggtgaACTCCATTTagtaactgtgtgaataccttccTAATTTTCACTGATTTGTAGCCTTAGTGCATACTAATATTTTGGATTCGTTACTTAGGAAAAGCGCTGTGCTGAGCCCTATTGTTTGGCAAGCCACTCAAGGGCCAGACGGTACTCAGAAGCACCACCTTCGAAAAacggtaaaaaaattaaaattctgaaaaaaattcatTGTTGTTTTGTTACTCTTTACTGCTGCTCTCCATGAAGAACTGGGAAATTTATGTAGTTTTGATATTTCAGGCAACAAAGGTTTAAAGTTTCCTAAAAAAGACTGATTTACAGAACAGTGTCGCTTACTAAAGCGTTCACAGCAATCAGGAATAATTTGCGTACTTTCGCATTTGACACTTAATATGAAAATTAGAGTACGAAAATACGCTTCACGATAAGAATTATTTCCTGAAATGTGTTatgtataaaataaattaaataataatagtaattgacAAAAGGAAATCTTTTTATATAAAAGACACTAAACCACTTCTTTTTATGGACTACGGGTCGGAAGCGCTGCTTAACACGTCTTTACATGAAGGCAACATAAGAAAACTTGCAGCAGCAAACGAGAATTGTCTTTGGCGGAAACGCTAGGTGCACGACCACAAACAACATTCTATCAGACTCGGTTCCCATTTGTAGTTATCTGCTCAAGGGCTGCTGGTTGTTGGTTTTTCAGTGAACCATCGATGGAAGTTTGCGTATTCTTTGCTTAACACTAGCAGTGCACAAATCTTTTGTCTGCTTTCTTttctacttttgttgttgttgttactgttaatGACATGAGTTGCATGAACGATGCAGTGGTCTGAAGAGAACGTAATATTGTTGATAAAAGAATATACAAGATATGTTTTTTAGTAAGTATCGTAACAGTAATAAAACAAGCAGGCTCctcttagcaattttatttttacgtgaaatccTGTACTTGAACCTTCTTTTCGACATAATGCCCACCAATATTCGGCGTGTTTGCGTTTGATTGTGTGTATTTGAAATGGCTCCTCAGACTGAGCATCCCGCCAACTGTGAACTACGCGCTGTGATTTCTTTTCTTAGCGCTAAATACGAAAAAGTGGCTGAAATTCATTGGCAGATGAATGAAGTGTATGGAGGAAACATTATGAACAATGGGATGGTGCGGAAATGGGAGAGAGCTTTTAAAGAAAGCATGATGAGAAATGAAGTGTGCGACCTTCAGTTATTACTGACCATTTTGTgcagaaaaatgacgaaaaagtgaGACAGAAAAGACACTTTACGATTTTGACGTTATATGATGAGTTTCTTTGTGTCAAAAAGTGGGCTTCATGCAGTTGTTGCCTAAGCAGGCGTAGATTTTCATGAGGATGGTATTCAAAAGGTGGTTGTACGATATGATAAGTGCGTTAATACTGGTGGCAATTACATATAAAAGTAGGTTAAGGTACAGGTTTTCCTGcaataataaaattattaagaaaagtcAAATTGTTTACTTTATATTTCAAAAGGTACTTACTTAAAAAGTACATTTTGTAGGTATATGATCCTGAAATCTAAGAGATACACGGCACAAACACCAAAAGAAAAGAAATCTGATTTGCAGAAAACTGCTGAAGCACTCAAAGGTCCTAGTATTGATGTGAGAAAGACTatcattagatgtttgcatcagATGCGAATCGAGTGAATAAGCACAGCTTCGTAATTCCTTTTAGCAAAAAGGAAAAGTATGATAAATTTTCCTGAAAACAATAGGTTATGCTGGtcacaatttaaaaaatatatacaatcctggaaattgaaataagaacaccgtgaattcattgtcccaggaaggggaaactttattgacacattcctggggtcagatacatcacatatcacactgacagaaccacaggcacatagacacaggcaacagagcatgcacaatgtcggcactagtacagtgtatatccacctttcgcagcaatgcaggctgctattctcccatggagacgatcgtagagatgctggatgtagtcctgtggaacggcttgccatgccatttccacctggcgcctcagttggaccagcgttcgtgctggacgtgcagaccgcgtgagacgacgcttcatccagtcccaaacatgctcaatgggggacagatccggagatcttgctggccagggtagttgacttacaccttctagagcacgttgggtggcacgggatacatgcggacgtgcattgtcctgttggaacagcaagttcccttgccggtctaggaatgggttcgatgacggtttggatgtaccgtgcactattcagtgtcccctcgactatcaccagtggtgtacggccagtgtaggagatcgctccccacaccatgatgctgggtgttggccctgtgtgcctcggtcgtatgcagtcctgattgtggcgctcacctgcacggcgccaaacacgcatacgaccatcattggcaccaaggcagaagcgactctcatcgctgaagacgacacgtctccattcgtccctccattcacgcctgtcgcgacaccactggaggcgggctgcacgatgttggggcgtgagcggaagacggcctaacggtgtgcgggaccgtagcccagcttcatggagacggttgcgaatggtcctcgccgataccccaggagcaacagtgtccctaatttgctgggaagtggcggtgcggtcccctacggcactgcgtaggatcctccggtcttggcgtgcatccgtgcgtcgctgcggtccggtcccaggtcgacgggcacgtgcaccttccgccgaccactggcgacaacatcgatgtactgtggagacctcacgccccacgtgttgagcaattcggcggtacgtccacccggcctcccgcatgcccactatacgccctcgctcaaagtccgtcaactgcacatacggttcacgtccacgctgtcgcggcatgctaccagtgttaaagactgcgatggagctccgtatgccacggcaaactggctgacactgacggcggcggtgcacaaatgctgcgcagctagcgccattcgacggccaacaccgcggttcctggtgtgtccgctgtgccgtgcgtgtgatcattgcttgtacagccctctcgcagtgtccggagcaagtatggtgggtctgacacaccagtgtcaatgtgttcttttttccatttccaggagtgtataaaaacctGTAATTGCCATTGCTTATATTATGGTATCTGAAATTACTTGGCTGAGGCAGCACTGTTATGTCAAAGATTTTTGATGATATATTTGCTGTATAACAAACTATGTAGCAGATTTTATCAAGAAGGCTATGTAACAGGTCGAagttatatttcacatttcattgattacgttttatgtatgtttgtttggtttgtggggcgctcaactgtgcggtcatcaacgATCCTTTTATTGACATTATCATccttatatatatttaaaaatctctGAGGTGCTTTGGAAGTGTCATGGTGGATATGAGAAACTATCTGATATAAAGCAGCCACTGTAATGTGAAATAATCAATGACATAAACATCTCTGGTTGTTAATAAACAAAGTGTAAATACTGGCCTTTCTTCCAGCTATGTTGGTCATCCGCATTTAGTGTTCTAAATTTAAATTTCCTCCTCGGTTTGTAATCACAAGCAAGTGGAAAGCAACAACTGACACATGTGCAAAGTTTTGGACTAATGTTAGGGAAAGCTGGAGACGTAATTCAGTGTTAAGGGCACTAGATGCATGCATTTCACATTTACATACAGATTAAGACACCtaaatttttcctttcttcatcAAGTTGTATGTGTCTGTtcttcactaacaaggggaggccatgaaGTTggaatcacagatttacttcaaattttgttccattCACTCAATTCTTATTTAATACAGAGGGCATATAACCCTCTGACAGAGCACACTGAGCTACTGTGCTTGTACCACTTGATGACAGTGACTCCATACCGCCGGCACCTTCGTACAGATTCATTGGTTGTATAATACATGTGTACAACTTCTCTTGCAATGTTCCCGGATTTTCTGGAATAGTGCACCTTACTGCTTCCACATTACATAGTTTTAATAATCtgctaaaagtgtacaaagtttgaagtacaaCTACGATACCATTGTCATGGTCTCCCCTTCTAAGTTTATAATGTGCTGTACGGAATATAAGTTAAAAAACTCAATTGCAACAATGGTACTGCTAAAAACAGCACACATACTATACTTTGATGTTTGTTCCCTCATCTTCTCTTCCGTTCAGAAATGCTTATTAACACATACAAGTGTGCACCAGTGAAACTCCAGTGCTTGGATTGTGAATGTGCATTCagttctgtttgtttttgtgtaaatcTTCACTAAGGGAGGATTACATGCCGAAATCCCATCCATAATATGGCAAATATTCGATTAAAGAATGTTAAAAAATAATGTGTTTGTAAGAAAACATACTATGTATCTCACATGCAACAGTTATATGTTACTGGTTTCTGCAATCTTCATTTTTATGGAAGGTGATTTCTTCTGTGTAATATGTAACCACTGTCAGAAGCAGATGTAGAAGCTTATACAGAAAAAGTACAATTTAGTCAGAAGGGAGAAGAATATCTTAACAAATCTGAAAAAATTTCAGCCAGAGATGCAGAGAAAATTTTATTAcagctaaaaaacaaaaatttggcAGATTGGAATGGCATACCTACCAAAGCAGTTAAAGCATTTGATAGGATAACAGTTCATTCCCTTTGCTCAATAATTAGTAAATCACTTACAGAAGGCCACTTTCCAAATGCCTTGTAGTATGCAGAGGTaaagcttttgtttaaaaaagACTCAAGAGATGATGTGGGGAACTACTGCCAAATCTGTACTATTCTAATAtttgtcaaaaatatttgaaaaagtgatgttaatgcaaatttaaaaaaaaattatagaaaaatcgAACAGCAGCGAATCAATATGGCTTTCAGAAAGGCAGAAGCACATCAGAGGCCATTCATGAGTTTGCAAAAAACATCTGTTCCCTCTTAGGTCACAAAAAGTTGCAGGATTATTCTGCAACCTCACAAAaacatttgattgtgtaaaccattaTTTGCTCCTGTATTAAAATGGGAAGTTACAGTAATGGGAATTGTGGTCCACTGCGATGTAGGTCACATctcacaacagaaaacaaaaagtagtTACATCATAAAGCAAGGGGAAGTCATTCTCTGAATTGATGATTATTTCATAAGACACTTCACAAGgtttgggcgctaatgaccgtagcagttatgcgccctaaaaccataacaaaaaaaaaaaaaaacttcacaaggTCCAATTCTGCTccagttttatttctgtttcatgtaAACAATTTACCCCTAAATATAAATTCACAAGATGTTTTATTCGCTGATGATACTTCTGACAAAAGCAATGACTCAGAACAATTTCTCTCaactgtaacaaatgtaccagttttagaaaactggttccaacTAAATGGATTAAATTGGATATTGGAAAATCACATTTACTGTAGTTTAAAACTATAAAAGCTAACCTAAATGAAACCTACATTAATCACTAAAACCAAGAACTGAAAGAAGTAGGCTGTATAATTTTTAGGAATGCATCTGGACCAAAATTTATCCTTgtcttcacacaaaattacaactggatgaacctaatttttttgtcaatttttgAATATTTCCAGTTTCAATTAGAGGCTTATACTGAGGTATGTTATAACACAGTTTTGCTATTACAGTGCACCTGCTATTATACTTAGTTTTTATCTCTGTATAATTTCACATTGTACGAATGCATTACTTCTTACTAAAACCATTTTTTGCTTTCTTCTAACAAATTAATAATTGTCGTTAGTTTAGACTTCTTGAGTGGTAAGAGCCGATCTGTTATAATTACTTGAGAGGAGGTGAATTTCTTACACAAGATCGCTAGTAAACATCCTATAATGTAGATTACCAGTTTTGGTAAGCTTAGTTATCTTCAGAGCTATGAATGCATTCATACAATGTGAAATTATACAGAGATAAAATTAAGGAAAACTGGAGGTGCATTGCTATAGCAAAATGATGTGACACAGATCTCGATAGAAGGTTATTACGTGTTTCCTATACCAGATGTACAGATGTACcagatgtaaaaattaaaaaattactagACAAATCGAACCCTCCTGGCTTTtgcttgtgcaaactctttcacaTGATCTGTGTAATTTAAGTCGTCTGGAAGCTCGTGctcaatcgatattgttgcaagatcattcaaaCGAGTTTGGCCCATCGTTGATCAGaggtatgtctttatcaatttcagttttgagaaactcctctctccacttgcaactgtcactgggagtgttaggagaattctcagagaaatgttaacattagggcaaaaattatATCTTCCTGTTAACTTCAGAGTCTCTTTTGCACCTATTCCAGGTTTCAACAACgttgaaagcacttttagttcttccctcaactccagtgcatCAATGTCGCTTGTGTCATGGTGTTGCAAAAGCGCTGCGAGTTTTCTACACTTTGTGTCCTGGCTGTCAAGAGGTGAATTCTTCATCTCACTGAtgtagagaaaatcaaaataattacaatgagatttcagttgattgaaTCTCTCATCCAAAGATGTGGTTACTATATCTAAAAGATAATAGTAGAATTCAATCTTGTAACGTTTTGTTGGTTCATCTACTGTCTCATCCCTTCCTTCATAGGTAAAGTGTATTGGCTTCTTACTTCGTCGCCGGGAAACACTTATCcgtggtaacgttagatcttctagctctaattctgtagccaattctttggaatccgtcaagaaagacacaaacttttcttctgttctgcaggtctcaaaatatgctttcgttttttcaagcatttccatggcctcagaaacatttatgtcaatggTCTGGAGGGCCTTACTGACTACACTGATGTGAAGCAGAACGTCGTACCAGATCACCAGAGAagtgagaaaggtgtaattttttatttgattcgcaAGTGACGTTGCTTCGTGAGCGGTCACGTCATCGAATTCTTCTGATATATGAACCTGTGCATCATAAACTCCTCCAATATGAAACCTCATGGGAGTAAGTGCATCGATGCGACTTTCCCacctagtatcgctcagtggcttgagcgacaggttaggcagatacttctccaagacatcccaacgtcgaacggaggacgagaagaagtcatacaagctttccactgtcgaaaacatggaaacagcatatttagaagacatagcggcatcgcttacaacaagattcaatgagtgactgctacatggtacataaaatgctctcttgttcatatctgaaattattttctggagaccagacttctttcctttcatgtttgctcCATTGTCGTACCCTTGCCCTCTCATATTACACAAAAGGAttttttatcttccaagaacttgAGTACGACCTGCGTCAAAGTGGACCTTGAAGAATCGGCCACAGGAAGAAATACCAAGAAATGCTCCAGAATCCGGACATCGTATATCCTGTCGAGTCTtgtctcctggacgaaacgtacCACAACTGTCATCTGCTCATCTTTTGAAATATCTGGTGTGCAGTACACAATTatactgtaatactttgcagatttcatcattaatagaatgttgttagttatagatgatccaataagatgaattatttcattctgtgtttcttttccaagGTAATGATGACCCTTTTTCTcaccttgctttgttctgtgcaggtgctccatcatcacagtgtcgaactttccgaataattcaacgagtttcaagaagtttccgttgtcaggctgaaaGAGTGTATCTGTACTTCCTCTCAAAGGCAGACATGGCCGACCCAGGAAAAGAATTATTGCTATCAAACGCTGAAGAATATTTTACCAATGTTCGCTTTCAGTATTCATAATCCTTTGATGATGGGCGTCGACAGTTCGTGACTTTTTCAGTCCCTCGGAAAACACGAAGCACTTTTCATGTGAATGCAAATCCTCGGTAGACTTCCCGTGACTTTCGAGATACGAAGCAAGGTGCCGCCAGTCGCTTATATCGTTCTTTGCAAGTTTTACTGTAGATGacgaaaaaagtttgcaacaaaagcagaacacagcatccttgctctttgagtacaccaaccaATGTCTGTCTCCTTCTTATAACGTCTTCaaagaatagctgtagtgcacagggCTGAAACGCCGGTTGTCTACGTTTTTAGGACATTCTTCACCTTGCTTAATGCGCTCGGGAGGACCTCGCATGACCAAATGTCGTTCGAATGCAGTCGGTAATAATTTCCGGCCATCTTCCGGGATCTGAGTCAATTGTGTCCTCCAGTTTAGGCTCGCCTTCAATCCCTTCTCCGGTGGTGAGTACCTCGGCTGATGTTCCTCCGGTATTTTCCGAATCGGGTcgcctaatttcagttctgcctgatgTTTCAATCTCAGAGGTTTCGTCACAAAGCAGGTATTGAGTCCTGACGAGGTCTGTTCAACATATTGTGGATGACCCACCGTCAGCATTGTTACTGTGTGCGGTGGTCGCAGTACTGTGTTCGTCAACTTTCTGGTCATGTCCTGAAGATAAAGATGTAGCTGCAGTAGCTCCACTAGTTTCTgtactttcaggatctatttttccaCCCTCGCTGCTGCTAGGTCGTActctctttggcttgaaatatctttgtagtgcatccttttgcttcttatcgtcatcttccttcagcgcccgtcttttcctatattcactgacagacagtatttttctattgTCGGAC
This Schistocerca nitens isolate TAMUIC-IGC-003100 chromosome 1, iqSchNite1.1, whole genome shotgun sequence DNA region includes the following protein-coding sequences:
- the LOC126233219 gene encoding zinc finger MYM-type protein 1-like, yielding MRGQGYDNGANMKGKKSGLQKIISDMNKRAFYVPCSSHSLNLVVSDAAMSSKYAVSMFSTVESLYDFFSSSVRRWDVLEKYLPNLSLKPLSDTRWESRIDALTPMRFHIGGVYDAQVHISEEFDDVTAHEATSLANQIKNYTFLTSLVIWYDVLLHISVVSKALQTIDINVSEAMEMLEKTKAYFETCRTEEKFVSFLTDSKELATELELEDLTLPRISVSRRRSKKPIHFTYEGRDETVDEPTKRYKIEFYYYLLDIVTTSLDERFNQLKSHCNYFDFLYISEMKNSPLDSQDTKCRKLAALLQHHDTSDIDALELREELKVLSTLLKPGIGAKETLKLTGRYNFCPNVNISLRILLTLPVTVASGERSFSKLKLIKTYL